ATGCTTTTAATCAAAATTTCCTTTACCTGCAGCAACCCCATCTTGCTGTTTTTTAAAACTCTTGTTTCACACAGGAGTATGTGTGCATAGGATTAGAGGGGCCCAAATTAAGTTCAAGTTCACTACCCCTACCCACATTAAGGACTTCAACCTAAACTCAGGTCCTAATATCccattaagaaaaattaatatactCTAGGGTGAAAGCAAAGGAAGTGAGCATTAGATTCAAGGAGCAAGACCCCATAGCAGTGATGGAGGATCAGTAGAGATTGGGTGCTGATGCAGGGGTGATCCTTATGTCAATCAAGGGATAATGTTCAGAAGTGAATAagtttatgaccctatttggggttttcttggtagaggtACTGAAggagttggccatttccttttccagctcattttacagatgaggaaactgaggtaaacatggtgaagtgactttctaggaagtatctaagggtaaacttgaactcaagtcttcctgactccaggcctggcattctatccatttaaCACCTGAGGTTCACGGGGAAGGGGAGATGGTCCAGGGCCACCTCTGGACTGGTTCCAAGGGAGAGGCAATCTAGGCCCAAAGGACAATGCCTTCCTCACCATGCCTCAGCGGAGACCATTATCTAAAACTACAATATCCCTCCCTCTTCCACACCACCATCAAAATCCACTTTCAAATCTGTAAAGGCCCAGCTCAGGGGCCACCATCtctaggaagccttccctgatctccCTGACTGTGTCATGCTTGACTTCCTCCACATTCCCCAAACACTGCTGTATACCTATAATGAATGATTGCAATCTGGGTATATGTCATCATGCACTAAAGCCATAATTGATGATGAGCTAAAAGGACTATGGGCTCTTGGTGTTTATGTGGGTGGCCCAGTGCACTAAAAAGGCTGTTTGCCCATTGCTTGAACCAGCCTGGCTATTTCAGAGATAATTGTCCTTATGCAGTTGGTCACCAGTTACTGAACTATATAATCTATGGGCCTACAGCAACATTTAAAGAGAACTCACTAAATTTTAGACTAAGAGCACTTAACCTGGActccagaaacttttttttttaatcttttgatcaCTATTTTCAGTagaattgggtttttttgtaattctaggtattttgtgcatttaaaaacattcttcttaGAAGGGGTCTACAGGGGTCaccataatgtaaaaaaaaaaaaaaaaattaaccctttTTATTAGACACAAGTCCTTATAATATGGAAGAAGTAGTAGTCTTGTCACATTCTCCTACAAATCTATACAGATGGGGTCACCCAGCCAACAAGTGGTATAGTAACAAACTGAAGAATATAAGCTCTGTGAGGGTGAGAATGGTACCTTTTCATAGGTTTGCATCTTCTACAGTCAGTACccagcaaaaggttttgcaatcaTTGtgcacttaataaaatgtttcttgactCGAACATAACTGAAATACCAACTAGTGTGAGAGATTGGAAAAATAGACTCATTGGACCAGATTGGAGACTTACTGAATCAGAGGCCCCGCCCCCACCTCCACAGGACTCTAGGTTATACATCTTTTCCCCAACACCCTCAGATCCAGCCTCCACATCTCAGGGAAGATGGCAATCCAATggtaggagggaggaaaaaataaaatttagaaagccAGGTCCTGTATTTCCAGGTCCTTTCCTGTGTCCCCAGTGGCTGAAAGTTAGAAACtatttacttggcaaagattcaggagtgatttaccatttgcTTCTCCAATGGATGAAGGCTAACTTGTCTCCCGGCTAGTGAGGGTATGGGGCTGGCACCTTCTTGACCCGAGaaatgagaaacagagacagagactcagagagacagagacaaacagagatagacaaaaacagacagaaactgagacaaaaagagagaggaatacagagagaaggcacagaaacacacacacagagggagagagacacagagtgtgtgtgtgtttatacagggcagctatgtggtgcaagTGGATAGAGTTCCCATCCTGgatctagttcaaatctggcctgagacactcattagctttgtgaccctaggcaagtcactcaatcccatttgcctcagtttcctcatttataaaaagagctggagaaggaaagaacactctagttatctttgccaagaaaaccccaaagaggttCACAAAGAGCCAACAGTCCTGAAATGTGCGAACCACATAGTCTACATATACGTCTCTGGGCATCTGCCTATGTATGAATATGGCGAAGAAGAAATAGATGTCGGGCAGGACCACTGAAGGTGAGGGGGGAAGGCACCGGCAATTAGAACCATTCAGCTTTAGGGGAGCAGTTGCCACAAGAAGAGGGCTGGGGGTGTCAACTTTGTTGCCCTAAGGGAAGGATCTACTACTGCTGGTGTTCCTCCTGTTCCCAGGGCCAGTCTCACTTTCTATATTGAGCAAGCATGAAAAAAAGGGCAGCTATGATAGAAGATCCTAGAAACCAGTTGCTGGGATGCTCTGAACTACAACACTGGGAGCAAGATCCCTGAGAAGAGGAGCCTGGGTCCCTGAAGGCACTGGAGAGGCTGGGCCAAGACAAGCACCCAGATGTCCTAGTTCCTAGTTTTAAATTCAGAGGCAGTtacatggtacagtggacagtactggagtcagggagacctgagtttgaatactGTGCCTCAGGCATTTATGAATATGATCTcagtctcagtctcctcatctgtaaaaagtctCTCAGGTTtggtatgaggatcaaatgaaataactgaaaagtgctttgcaaaccttaataaggctatataaatgttagttgctgctgctgctactattattattgttatccagGGAAAAAGGTTTCTTGGTTTCTAATGGGACTTCACTAATATTATctaccattactactattatCATCTTGGAAAACAGGTTCTCAAATTTTAAGGAGACTATTACTAGTATTACCTATGCTTCCTCCTACTATCATTATTCTAGAAAAAGTTTCCTTGGTTTCCAATGggactaatactactactactattattatcctggaaaaaagctttttaagaggattactattactattactgcctactactactactattattattatcctggaaaaagttttcttgttttctaaGGGGGTCTACTAATACTATGAATACTATCATCATTACCCAGGGAAAATGTTTTTTGGTTTGTAATGggactactactactattacctaatactattattattattatcttgttaAAAAAGGCTTCTTGGTTTTTAAggctattactactaccacctaCTATTATTATTCTGGGAGAAGATTTCTTGGTTTCTAAGGAGGCTACTACTAATATaattatcttagaaaaaaagGCTTCTTGGTTTTTAAGggtcctcttcttcctcctactaTTACATACTGTTATTATTTTGGGAAAAGGTTTCTTGGTTTCTAAGGAGGCAAGGGCTTAAATTCAAGTTGGGTCTCTCCTGGGCCCCTTTCTCCCATATATTGGTGGCTGTTAGAGGGAGGGGAGCTCACCTGGGTGAGGTGGGGCAGGTTCTCCAGACTTCTCAGCCTCCCCTGGACATCCTGCATGCTCTCCTGCAGAGCTCGAACCGTGCTGGCCAACCAGGCCTCAAACTCCTGGGGCCCTTGAGGAGCCCCTCCCACCATCTCTGCACAAACAGATAGAGAGAAGGAGCTGTGGCTTATCCTGTGCCCTTCCCCAGGGCCAGCCCAGATCCAGATGCCTGATAGAGTAGGGGAAGGGCAGAGTAACAAAGTCTCATGTACTCAGCTGTTCCTTGCAACTCTataggaattcattttttttccaagctGTACTAGCACACCAATCCTGGAAGGAGGACAGGGATTATTCTCCTTAAAGACTAGGACCCCGAATATTGAAGATCACTAGAACCAGTCAGTGCAGTAAAGGATGAGACCAGAAACAGAGGGCTAAGAACTCATGTAGGGAGGGGGGTAACTCTGCCTCCTTCCCTGCAGTGATCACAGGGGGCATAGACAGTTCAAGGAGGGACAGGAACTTTGCCCAGTCCCACCTCCTACCCCTTTGCCCAGTAGCTTGGATTCTGAAAATCAAGGGCATATGTTTCAGTGGCAGCTCTGGGCAGAAGGCTGAATTCCCCAGTGCCCTCCTCTGcccttttcatttgaaaatacCAACCCTGGACTTTTGCCCCAGAAGCAAACTAAGGGGAAGGGCAGTGATGGAAAGGCCAGAGGTGAAGGCAGGTATTGGacatgaaggagagaaagaaggaaaggaagatgggGAAAGGGGGGCAGGGTATGAGTCACCTCTCTGTCTTGGAAGCAAGTGGTCACTGCTGATGTCGGTCTCTCCTTCAAGAGCTTCCTTCAGCTCCTTCTGCAGCCACTCATCCTGAAAGGCCAAATCCCAGGGGAAACTAAGACTCTATTGCTTCTAACCCCAATGCCCTAGGTCCTGGGTTGGGGGGGGTGAGGAACAAGATGGGGATATAGCCTGGAAAATAGGGCCACAGGGGTAGAAAAAGCCTCTCACCTGGTCAGGCTCTAGCTCTTCCAAGGAATCACAGAAAACCTCAGCATCTAGGTCCATGGAAGCTCTCCCACGGATACAGGGTACCCTGGGTGGTTGTGCTTCTgtgaggggaggaaaaggaagaggtctGAGGGAAAAGAGGGGCTGCTGGATTCCTAGGACCTAGGGAGAGACAGTAGCAAGCCCTCCAGGGTGGACCTAGAGTCAGGGGGAATGTAAAAGGAGAGTTTGAGAacaagggaggggaaagaaagaaggaaggaatgaagggaagaaCAGTTGGGAAAGAGGGGAGACAAGAGCTAAAAAGTCAAGGACACACAGATCCAAGAAAAAGAACCTCAGGGACGTCCTATTTCTTGATCTCTCGCTGATCCACCCTCCTTTCTGAGCTCAGTGATCTAGAACCCATTGGTTCTAAGGAACAGGGAATATGAATGTACCCACTGTCAGGTTTTATCTTCTCCTAACATCTGTCCATGGGAAGTGGGGTGCTGAGAGAGCCCTTCACCAACTTATTATCCATTTTAGCTAACTCCTGCTTAGTCCATTTCTTAACCCCAattctatgaattaaaaaaataaattggtaaTCATATGTTAATATAGTTGATTTCCTTcacaatcctatgtattttgttttatgcatttaaaaataaccaTTCTTTTGAGAAGGAATCCAAAGGGTTCACTGGAATTCCAGAGGCGTCAGTGACACAAAAAAGGGGTAGCAGATTCTGTGCTTCTATCTATTCTACATTGTAACCAAATGTGCTTGCTTGTTGTTCtcaggaaaaacaattttttttttcccccattttccacCACCTGTAAACATGAGCTCATTCATGGAATGTTCTCCTCCTTCATCTCTACTTCTCAggtcctccttcccccttccccgtCTTCCTTAATGGTTTACAGGTACCAGTGGCCTGTCTCTCAGTTGATAGCATCTCCTCAAAATGATTCTCTatgttgttttttcctctctggtAGACAGTAATTTCCTTGAGAGCCAAAATTACTTCATTTTCATCTCTTGTATTCTCAGTTCTTGGCACAAAGTACTCgattttgttgaattaaatcaaaTCTAGGCAGAGACTGACCTGAAGTCTGGGGGACCGACTCCTCAGGAGGTGGTAAGGACTCAGGGGCATTTCTTACATCCCCATTTGGGATCTTCTCCTTCTGAGCTGCAAGGGGAAAGAGGTGGGACAGGTTGACACTTCTTGCCCAAATTAGcccctcagtttcccctttttttctcccctcaacACAAACATATCCACTTGTTTGCAAGCTAATTCCCCCCAGGAGGAAGGCTAGGAGCAGCAGCAGTAAAAGTTGCACCAATCCCCACATCCCTCCTACTCACCCAAGGCCCTGATTGGCTTTTCTTTCATGCGGAATTGGGAAGACCATggattttggagtcagaggaactgagttcaaatctatgtGAACCTCACTGGGCCAAGCTTCCCTAATTTGTTGACAAGACAATCTCCAATAACCCTCTGGGGATCCCACCTTCCGTGGCTGGGTAACGCCTTCTCTCAGACCCATGATTTTCTAGCCCCCAAAAGAGCTGAGCAGTTCAGAATCTGGCCTCTGACTCTTCTCCACCCAGTGCTGGTCCTTTTGGGGAGAATTCTGACCTGTCAGTTTCTTCAAGAAGGTCTCTGGGGGCTGAGGCATGTCAGGGATCATCTCGTACAAGGGCACGAAATAGTCAAACATGCCGGCGTCCACCTCACTCAAGGGAACTGTGTCTATCACcttaagggaaaaattaaaaatgggggGCGGCCCAGCAGCAAACGCTGCGTCCGCGGAAGGTTCAGCCCTGGCTTGGGAGCTAGTGGGGAGGTGTGGAGGGAGGCAGGGGCTGACCTCGAGGCCTGGTTCACCGTTAGAGAACTGAGTGGAAACAGGGTTGGGCAATAGAAGGGAAGTCACTGTGGGCACACACACACCAGAGTCCAATCACCAGTTATCCCAGGGAGGAATGGTCGTGTGGGGGAGGAAGCACCGGGAAGTTTTTACCTTCTGGGCCACCGCCTTCATTTCTGTAATATAAGCTGTCATGGCTTCCTCCTGGCTCATCCTGCCCAGGCTGTGCCAAGCATCCCTGCAGGGCAGAGCTGTGGTCACCCGGGGAAAGGGCACTGCCTGGGGACAGGGCCCGGGACAGGGGCGTGGAGCTGGCGCAGGGGAGGAGCGGGCTTTACCATTTATAACGTCCGATGGGGTCCCAGAAGCCGGGCCTGGGCACCCGGCAGGGTCCCTGGGTGGCCTGCTTGTAGTAGCTGTAGAAGCGCAACATCTCCTCGTAGGATGGGCGGTAAGAACCTGAGGAATAGTGGGGGTGGgaaaaagggaaataggaaaaaaggaaaagaacccccCCCAGGTTCAGGGGTGGGAAGTCGGGTTTCCGGAGGGCTCAGAGACAGCAGAGGATGAAGCCTTGAGGCAGGCTGCACGCGATGCTGGGCGAGGAGAGTCCTGGGTCCCAGAGGGTCTTACCTACCACTGTTATTTTAACAAGACAACTGGGGTTACACAGTCAGACGGCGAGGGGCGATTCACCCACTGAAGGATCGGGTGAGTCGGCCCGTCAGGGGCCTCCTCTCCCCGGGAACCTGGCGAGCTCCCGGGGGGCTGGGACAAGGGCCTCCACGCCGGGGCTCGCCTCGCGGGAGGGGCACGGGGAGGCGGGGAGGGAGGAGGCCCGCTCTCACCATTCTTGGGTAAGCTTTGGATGACCGTGACGGCCGCGTGGAACTGCTTCTGGCACTCGGGCTCCGAGCCGGCCCCTTCCGTCCCCATGCTGGGCTAGCCGCGGTCCCGGGCGGCGGCCGGAGGATCCCACCCTGCGAGCGCAGCTGGCGTGAGCGCCGTCCCTCCCCGGGACAGGCGGGGATCACTTTTCCCAACTTCAGCCTCCCGCCCAGGACTCCCAGAGAAAACGGGGGGCTCCTTCACGGGGACCAGAGCCGGACGGCTCTTCCCGGGGCGGGGGCAGAAAGCGCGGCCGGCGCCCCCAGCCTCCTGCCCCTGCAGAGGTGCCCTTCGTGGGTAAG
The Sminthopsis crassicaudata isolate SCR6 chromosome 4, ASM4859323v1, whole genome shotgun sequence genome window above contains:
- the ACBD4 gene encoding acyl-CoA-binding domain-containing protein 4 isoform X2, giving the protein MGTEGAGSEPECQKQFHAAVTVIQSLPKNGSYRPSYEEMLRFYSYYKQATQGPCRVPRPGFWDPIGRYKWDAWHSLGRMSQEEAMTAYITEMKAVAQKVIDTVPLSEVDAGMFDYFVPLYEMIPDMPQPPETFLKKLTAQKEKIPNGDVRNAPESLPPPEESVPQTSEAQPPRVPCIRGRASMDLDAEVFCDSLEELEPDQDEWLQKELKEALEGETDISSDHLLPRQREMVGGAPQGPQEFEAWLASTVRALQESMQDVQGRLRSLENLPHLTQSHQNPVARHKSR
- the ACBD4 gene encoding acyl-CoA-binding domain-containing protein 4 isoform X1, which translates into the protein MGTEGAGSEPECQKQFHAAVTVIQSLPKNGSYRPSYEEMLRFYSYYKQATQGPCRVPRPGFWDPIGRYKWDAWHSLGRMSQEEAMTAYITEMKAVAQKVIDTVPLSEVDAGMFDYFVPLYEMIPDMPQPPETFLKKLTAQKEKIPNGDVRNAPESLPPPEESVPQTSEAQPPRVPCIRGRASMDLDAEVFCDSLEELEPDQDEWLQKELKEALEGETDISSDHLLPRQREMVGGAPQGPQEFEAWLASTVRALQESMQDVQGRLRSLENLPHLTQTPPSQQGPRALELSLPTILLLLLWPFVVQWFYRQFRRQKR